The following coding sequences lie in one Drosophila sulfurigaster albostrigata strain 15112-1811.04 chromosome 2R, ASM2355843v2, whole genome shotgun sequence genomic window:
- the LOC133838384 gene encoding DNA-directed RNA polymerase III subunit RPC3, producing the protein MSADYADLCSAILEQCFGKVVQSVADCLFSATTRTLSQIVSSTNFSRKEVGLALSVLIKFRLVNFEPSKSNAYLPEYSLRREDVICLLRYSRYIHLVQSKYGNVGASIAEELLNSGSDTATSILLKCLSNGENKSETAESYKNILLKMIADHYIIKSPELITSEEGDDLVPRFLTNECDFFVPPIIDLQLLAKIQKGESTLSNAQDGAMVWHLNYDRFHQEFRDDIMKIAIERKLGENAAECFRFILNIMYNTTDPWQRRVSNQVTYVEIKQTIERKSNNLDLLKHLDQYIALITDDSLGFLRKVGDMGGGQYVVDMESSFESLAFACVESVITERFGSKAARIFRVIRFKKFIEQEDLQKEAMIPAKEAKSLAYNLFQEQFIHVKVIKKAGGGGSGPAKAFYLFQIKNKRCKVQIILKFKQYINSFLLQTVRMLLDVCYKALYNIIRRSNFEKSEHKGLIEKSQRLDSIVETMKERGESEDYIAEIVETFTPPECEILNKVKHRIKTLSKAELTLDDTIFLLQMYQHHCTTLPTGIQKFK; encoded by the exons ATGTCTGCTGACTACGCGGACTTGTGCTCGGCCATACTGGAACAGTGCTTTGGCAAGGTGGTGCAGTCTGTGGCCGACTGCCTCTTCTCGGCGACCACGCGCACGTTGTCTCAAATAGTGAGCAGCACCAATTTCTCGAGAAAGGAAGTGGGACTCGCGCTGTCTGTGCTGATTAAGTTCCGGCTGGTTAATTTTGAACCCTCCAAAAGCAATGCCTACCTTCCAGAGTACTCCCTAAGGCGGGAAGACGTAATCTGCTTGCTTCGCTATTCCCG ctACATACATTTGGTGCAGTCGAAGTATGGGAATGTTGGAGCATCAATTGCAGAGGAGCTGCTCAATTCTGGTTCCGATACAGCAACAAGTATCCTGTTGAAATGTTTGTCCAATGGCGAAAACAAATCGGAAACTGCCGAGAGCTACAAGAATATACTTCTTAAAATGATTGCGGATCATTATATCATTAAGTCACCCGAGTTGATCACGAGTGAGGAGGGAGATGATTTGGTGCCAAGATTCCTGACCAACGAGTGCGATTTCTTTGTGCCTCCCATCATTGatttgcagctgctggccaagaTTCAAAAAGGCGAGTCCACGTTGTCAAATGCACAAGACGGTGCGATGGTGTGGCACTTGAACTATGATAGATTCCACCAGGAGTTCAGGGATGACATTATGAAGATTGCCATTGAGCGAAAACTGGGTGAAAATGCCGCCGAATGTTTCCGATTTATACTGAATATTATGTACAATACCACAGATCCTTGGCAGAGG AGGGTTTCCAATCAAGTTACCTATGTGGAGATCAAACAGACAATTGAGAGGAAATCAAATAATCTGGACCTACTTAAGCATTTGGATCAATATATCGCTTTGATCACGGACGATTCACTTGGTTTTCTGCGCAAAGTTGGCGACATGGGCGGTGGACAATATGTGGTCGATATGGAGAGCTCATTTGAGTCCTTGGCTTTTGCTTGCGTTGAGTCTGTGATTACTGAACGCTTTGGTTCGAAGGCAGCGCGCATCTTTCGAGTGATTCGGTTCAAGAAGTTCATCGAGCAGGAGGATTTGCAAAAGGAGGCTATGATACCGGCAAAGGAGGCCAAATCTCTTGCCTACAATCTGTTCCAGGAGCAGTTTATACATGTGAAGGTCATAAAGAAGGCCGGCGGAGGAGGCAGTGGACCAGCCAAGGCATTCTATCTCTTCcagataaaaaacaaaagatgtAAGGTTCagataatattgaaatttaagcaATATATCAATTCATTTCTATTACAGACTGTAAGAATGTTGCTGGATGTTTGCTACAAAGCACTTTACAACATTATAAGACGCTCGAATTTTGAGAAAAGTGAACACAAGGGATTGATTGAGAAATCGCAACGACTTGACAGCATTGTGGAAACTATGAAAGAACGCGGTGAATCAGAGGACTATATTGCAGAG ATTGTGGAAACATTTACGCCGCCTGAGTGTGAAATTCTCAATAAGGTTAAGCATCGCATTAAAACCTTATCGAAAGCTGAGCTTACGCTGGACGACACGATATTCCTATTACAAATGTATCAACATCATTGCACAACTTTGCCAACGGGCAttcagaaatttaaataa
- the LOC133838387 gene encoding LOW QUALITY PROTEIN: F-box only protein 9 (The sequence of the model RefSeq protein was modified relative to this genomic sequence to represent the inferred CDS: deleted 1 base in 1 codon), which produces MGDTGSSADYQNSALDEFRVNWQRELQVQNEPAREQPNEVDEQQQSPLGLNDIEAQARAESLYRTAVDLEQRGKVYDALAYYRKATQIVPDIEFRFYEQQKLNYDANKKYHNLPNDFAKQLDLNHTDAKEDIDVDLIDGLYDKFQRDVACEDIYGGKMLLNSRDTSVISTSHNMHISDLPPEIMMNILRWVVSSQLDMHSLEQFAAVCKGCYIYGRDEELWRLACSKVWGHNVGTLEGLEDGLSYGSWRDMFIRRERVLFSGCYISKTTYLRMGENSFQDQFYRPLQLVEYYRYIRFLPDGKVLMMTSADEPAQGVNKLKQLYTSRPDVLRGRYRLFGNIVTLILQKSQSRPAFAQRHRRGSMMPGDEEANNTQYVIELRILNNSKRQFGQLAWTKYTLVQRRNKIESSSEFDLTAAKYPPLWFSPVKSYHLDADAPLA; this is translated from the exons ATGGGTGACACGGGCTCTTCAGCTGATTACCAAAACAGTGCGCTCGACGAGTTCCGCGTGAACTGGCAACGTGAGCTGCAAGTGCAAAATGAACCAGCTCGTGAGCAGCCTAATGAAGtggatgagcagcagcagtcgccgCTGGGTCTAAATGACATTGAGGCACAAGCGCGGGCTGAAAGCTTGTACCGCACTGCCGTGGACTTGGAGCAGAGGGGCAAAGTGTACGATGCTCTTGCTTATTACCGCAAAGCTACACAAATTGTACCTGATATCGAATTTCGATTTTATGAGCAGCAGAAGCTAAATTACGATGCCAACAAAAAGTATCACAACCTACCCAACGATTTTGCCAAGCAACTTGATTTGAATCACACGGATGCCAAGGAAGATATCGACGTCGATCTAATCGATGGTCTATATGACAAGTTCCAGCGCGACGTGGCTTGTGAGGACATCTATGGTGGCAAAATGTTGCTAAATAGTCGTGATACAAGTGTCATTTCAACTAGTCACAACATGCACATCTCCGATCTTCCGCCCGAGATCATGATGAACATCTTGCGTTGGGTGGTATCCTCCCAGCTGGATATGCATTCACTGGAGCAGTTTGCTGCCGTCTGCAAGGGATGCTACATCTATGGACGTGACGAGGAGCTCTGGCGATTGGCTTGTAGCAA GGTTTGGGGCCATAACGTGGGCACTTTAGAGGGTCTGGAGGATGGCTTGAGCTATGGCAGTTGGCGTGATATGTTCATAAGGCGG GAGAGAGTGTTGTTCAGCGGCTGCTACATCAGCAAGACAACCTACCTGCGCATGGGTGAGAACAGCTTCCAGGATCAGTTCTATCGCCCGCTGCAGCTGGTTGAATACTATCGCTACATTCGCTTTCTACCCGATGGCAAGGTGCTAATGATGACGAGTGCCGATGAGCCGGCTCAGGGAGTCAACAAGCTGAAGCAGCTGTACACTAGTCGTCCAGATGTGCTGCGTGGTCGCTATCGACTGTTCGGCAACATTGTGACCTTAATCCTGCAGAAGTCGCAGTCGAGACCAGCATTTGCGCAGCGACATCGTCGTGGCAGCATGATGCCCGGTGATGAAGAGGCTAACAACACACAGTATGTGATTGAGTTGCGCATTTTGAACAACTCGAAGCGACAGTTTGGACAGCTAGCGTGGACAAAGTACACGTTGGTGCAGCGTCGCAATAAGATCGAGAGCAGCTCGGAGTTCGATTTGACTGCTGCCAAGTATCCGCCACTTTGGTTCTCGCCAGTGAAGAGCTACCATCTGGATGCGGATGCTCCGTTGGCCTAG
- the LOC133838386 gene encoding programmed cell death protein 2-like yields the protein MQKMAKNKSTVYLGYEDEEITAKQAAFLNSCTNKIGGTPNWPRHEVTVPACPLCGMVRPLIVQMYAPLDRSQFHRNLYVFACLSPACSPNQKSWVCVRTQHLDNQFDVISEQQSPKLPNKQTKKKNKSSAPQKINWCSGADDWGSWGEPEIAMDEAMDLTADDEQNERNGNLRPNVLQYVNTEEDCDGDAVGKVAEEDDDDESTSVENDLACGFGQIDMNSPENSAEDPNANCAAAVVATASADGAGAGAGATATICAEIEGPETDVVLVDTPKKPERDLIALLKHTSLPATLGPLSQIKDLTLKSIYIAVDVEPSGKQEEYENYGGLLSMDHIRDLYQEYKLQDENPARSPVAAASGAAAGGGDASDEQEAYEKALPAHGDVVFHNFITTIQQNPGQLLRYSRDANPLLVAPLAEPLPKCQNCKGETICEVQLLPTLIPKLRFQQNSCNAPIEYGNVLVFTCLKSCWDTPDQMRYEHVVVQSET from the exons atgcaaaaaatggcaaagaaTAAATCGACGGTGTACCTAGGCTACGAGGATGAGGAAATTACAGCTAAACAGGCTGCATTCCTTAATAgctgcacaaataaaataggTGGAACTCCT AATTGGCCGCGACATGAAGTCACAGTGCCCGCCTGTCCCCTCTGCGGCATGGTGCGTCCCTTGATCGTCCAGATGTATGCACCCCTGGACCGTTCGCAGTTCCATCGCAATCTCTATGTGTTTGCCTGCTTGAGTCCAGCCTGCTCGCCCAACCAGAAGAGCTGGGTCTGTGTGCGCACCCAGCATCTGGACAATCAGTTCGATGTCATCAGTGAGCAGCAGTCGCCCAAGTTGCCTAATAAGCAAaccaagaagaagaacaagtcAAGTGCTCCTCAGAAGATTAATTGGTGCAGTGGCGCCGATGATTGGGGTAGTTGGGGAGAGCCAGAGATCGCCATGGACGAGGCCATGGATCTGACGGCGGACGATGAGCAGAACGAACGAAATGGCAACCTGCGGCCCAATGTGCTGCAGTACGTCAATACGGAGGAGGATTGCGATGGCGATGCGGTGGGCAAAGTGGCCGAggaggatgacgatgatgaaaGTACCTCTGTGGAGAATGATTTGGCCTGTGGCTTCGGTCAAATCGATATGAATTCGCCCGAGAATTCGGCCGAAGATCCAAATGCCAAttgtgcagctgctgttgtggccACAGCAAGTGCAGATGGAGCTGGTGCTGGAGCGGGAGCCACAGCAACTATTTGCGCTGAGATCGAGGGACCCGAGACGGATGTGGTGCTAGTCGATACACCAAAGAAGCCGGAACGCGATCTAATTGCACTACTCAAGCATACCTCATTGCCGGCGACTCTGGGACCGCTCTCCCAGATCAAGGACCTCACACTTAAGTCAATTTACATAGCGGTGGATGTGGAGCCGAGTGGCAAGCAGGAGGAGTACGAGAACTATGGAGGCCTGCTGTCCATGGATCACATACGCGATCTGTATCAGGAGTATAAGCTGCAGGATGAGAATCCAGCGCGTTCGCCTGTGGCTGCCGCATCGGGAGCTGCTGCGGGCGGCGGCGATGCTAGCGACGAGCAGGAGGCGTATGAGAAGGCGTTGCCTGCCCATGGTGATGTTGTGTTCCACAACTTTATTACAACCATACAGCAGAATCCAGGACAACTACTAAG ATACTCTCGAGATGCAAATCCGCTGCTGGTGGCGCCACTCGCTGAGCCGCTGCCCAAGTGCCAGAACTGCAAGGGCGAAACCATCTGCGAGGTGCAGTTGCTGCCCACGTTGATACCGAAGCTGCGCTTTCAACAGAACTCCTGCAATGCGCCCATCGAGTACGGCAATGTCCTGGTTTTCACTTGCCTCAAGAGCTGCTGGGATACGCCCGATCAGATGCGCTACGAGCACGTTGTTGTCCAGTCCGAAACATAA